In one window of Candidatus Eisenbacteria bacterium DNA:
- a CDS encoding SUMF1/EgtB/PvdO family nonheme iron enzyme, with protein sequence MRWIIVVTALSIAQPGVTAVLCQKKSGAVFIRSSCKKKESPVDLSQFGAVGPKGDPGPPGIGPLTTCPADSVRVGPACIDKYKASVWLVAPSNTDLIAKLQDGTVTLGDLTGAGAVQLGCADAYFHHTAAPVYFPASGQWTPVLGSNPPSPGVYVASLPGVLPSACISWFQAQEACALSGKRLLTNEEWQRAAAGTPDPGDADDGATTCVTKSPAPASNGSRSKCVSQWGAFDMTGNLDEWVAEWWPQPTFSSTWKDAFSDDFMGLGGANMDPGSPGVLWRGGGWGAGTLAGVFAVQASIYPYAATQIGFRCAR encoded by the coding sequence ATGCGTTGGATCATCGTGGTGACCGCGCTGTCGATCGCGCAGCCGGGTGTGACCGCCGTGCTCTGTCAGAAGAAGTCGGGCGCGGTGTTCATCCGGTCGTCGTGCAAGAAGAAGGAGAGCCCGGTCGATCTCAGCCAATTCGGGGCGGTCGGGCCGAAGGGGGATCCGGGGCCGCCGGGCATCGGACCGCTCACGACCTGTCCGGCGGATTCGGTCCGTGTCGGACCCGCGTGCATCGACAAGTACAAGGCCAGCGTCTGGCTCGTCGCGCCGTCGAACACCGACCTGATCGCCAAGCTGCAGGACGGAACGGTGACGCTGGGCGATCTCACCGGCGCCGGCGCAGTCCAGCTCGGATGCGCAGATGCCTACTTCCATCACACGGCCGCGCCGGTCTATTTTCCCGCAAGCGGGCAGTGGACGCCCGTGCTCGGGTCGAATCCGCCGAGCCCCGGCGTGTACGTAGCGTCGCTGCCGGGCGTGCTACCGAGCGCTTGCATATCGTGGTTCCAGGCGCAGGAGGCGTGCGCGCTCTCCGGCAAGCGTCTGCTCACGAACGAAGAGTGGCAGCGAGCGGCCGCGGGGACGCCCGACCCCGGCGATGCCGACGACGGCGCCACCACCTGCGTCACCAAGTCACCGGCACCGGCGTCGAACGGCTCCCGCTCCAAGTGCGTTTCGCAATGGGGCGCCTTCGACATGACCGGCAACCTCGACGAATGGGTCGCGGAGTGGTGGCCCCAGCCGACGTTCAGCTCAACTTGGAAAGACGCCTTCAGCGACGACTTCATGGGTCTCGGCGGCGCCAACATGGACCCCGGCAGTCCGGGGGTCCTGTGGCGCGGTGGTGGTTGGGGCGCGGGTACGCTGGCTGGCGTATTCGCCGTGCAGGCAAGCATATACCCCTATGCCGCGACCCAGATCGGCTTCCGCTGCGCCCGCTGA
- a CDS encoding tautomerase family protein, which translates to MPLVTIDVIKDVFTQSQKKDLIARVTEAMVAVEGERMRPVTWVRINEVEEGDWAIGGKCLTAADVHALASGKAA; encoded by the coding sequence ATGCCACTGGTGACGATCGATGTGATCAAGGACGTGTTCACGCAGAGCCAGAAGAAGGACCTCATCGCCCGGGTCACCGAGGCCATGGTGGCCGTCGAGGGCGAGCGCATGCGCCCGGTCACCTGGGTTCGCATCAACGAGGTCGAGGAGGGCGACTGGGCGATCGGGGGCAAGTGCCTCACGGCCGCTGACGTCCACGCGCTGGCGTCGGGCAAGGCCGCGTAG
- a CDS encoding winged helix-turn-helix domain-containing protein has translation MIYRFGEFELDRSQFELRRDGEPVPVEPQVFSLLLLLAENRDRLVSRDEVIEQVWDGRVVSDSAVDSRIKSARRALGDDGKAQRFIRTVHGQGFRFVAQVTETSAVRHVIVGGEAPADRRTEDAKPSIAVLPFRLIGPPSPYSTIADALPDELIAALSRLRWLFVIARGSSFRFRTAAPDLAHVGTVLGVRYCLSGTVEITGSTLTVTVELADTRTAGVVWGDRFVSNVADVHDTHGSILSRVVAALELQIPLHEARAAHLVAPDDLDAWSAYHLGLEHMFRFNRTDNAVAGGLFARAVAQAPGFARAHAGLSFVHFQNAFLRYTGDHDVEMRNARRFAERAVELDQLDPFANLTMGRSFWLEGDLATGLAWLERANALSPSYAQAIYARAWTHALAGRGTDGRADADMAMALSPLDPLYYAMAATRALSHMVCGEYREAAAWAERAARSPGAHVLIAVIAVAAHALNGDRERAAAWAANVHERNPAITDADFFRSFPFANAEVRQRIAKALAVLH, from the coding sequence GTGATCTATCGGTTCGGCGAATTCGAGCTCGACCGCTCGCAATTCGAGCTGCGCCGAGACGGCGAGCCCGTTCCCGTCGAGCCGCAGGTGTTCTCGCTCCTGCTCCTCCTGGCCGAGAACCGCGACCGCCTGGTCTCGAGGGACGAGGTCATCGAGCAGGTGTGGGACGGCCGCGTCGTCTCCGATTCCGCCGTGGACAGCCGCATCAAGTCCGCGCGGCGCGCGCTCGGCGACGACGGCAAGGCGCAGCGCTTCATCCGGACGGTACACGGGCAGGGGTTCCGGTTCGTGGCGCAGGTCACGGAGACGTCGGCGGTGCGCCACGTCATCGTCGGAGGCGAGGCGCCGGCGGACCGGCGCACGGAGGACGCGAAGCCCTCGATCGCGGTCCTGCCGTTTCGCCTGATCGGGCCGCCGAGCCCGTACTCGACCATCGCCGATGCGCTCCCCGACGAGCTCATCGCCGCGTTGTCGCGTCTGCGATGGCTCTTCGTCATCGCGCGCGGATCGTCGTTTCGCTTTCGCACCGCGGCGCCCGATCTGGCGCACGTCGGGACGGTGCTCGGCGTGCGCTACTGCCTCTCCGGAACGGTCGAGATCACGGGCTCGACGCTCACGGTGACGGTGGAGCTCGCCGACACGAGGACCGCCGGCGTCGTCTGGGGCGATCGCTTCGTCTCGAACGTCGCCGACGTCCACGACACGCACGGGTCGATCCTCTCGCGCGTCGTGGCCGCCCTCGAGCTGCAGATTCCGCTCCACGAAGCGCGCGCGGCGCACCTGGTCGCGCCGGACGATCTGGACGCATGGTCCGCCTACCACCTGGGGCTCGAGCACATGTTCCGCTTCAACCGCACGGACAACGCGGTCGCGGGCGGGCTCTTCGCGCGCGCGGTCGCGCAGGCACCCGGCTTCGCCCGCGCGCACGCGGGCCTGTCGTTCGTGCACTTCCAGAACGCATTCCTGCGCTACACGGGCGACCACGACGTCGAGATGCGGAACGCGCGCCGCTTCGCGGAGCGGGCGGTCGAGCTCGACCAGCTCGACCCGTTCGCCAACCTCACCATGGGCCGAAGCTTCTGGCTCGAGGGCGATCTCGCGACGGGGCTCGCCTGGCTCGAGCGGGCAAATGCGCTGAGCCCGAGCTACGCCCAGGCCATCTACGCGCGGGCGTGGACCCACGCGCTCGCGGGTCGGGGCACCGACGGCAGGGCCGACGCCGACATGGCGATGGCGCTCAGCCCGCTCGATCCGCTGTACTACGCGATGGCGGCGACGCGCGCGCTGTCGCACATGGTGTGCGGCGAGTACCGCGAAGCCGCCGCCTGGGCGGAGCGTGCGGCGCGCTCGCCCGGCGCGCACGTGTTGATCGCCGTCATCGCCGTGGCCGCCCACGCCCTCAACGGCGATCGCGAGCGTGCGGCCGCGTGGGCGGCGAACGTCCACGAGCGCAACCCCGCCATCACCGACGCCGACTTCTTCCGCTCGTTCCCGTTCGCGAATGCGGAGGTCAGGCAGCGGATCGCGAAGGCGCTGGCAGTGCTCCACTGA